In the genome of Caldisericota bacterium, the window GCATTGCCGTATTCAAGGAGATAGACTACGATTGTCCCAAAAATTATAAGGGAAAGGGTAGTTGATAGAACAATTTTTGAATGCTCCGATAGATATCTCCTTTCACCTCTAAAACGAGCGGAAATATCCCGGAGCACTATAAATCCAAGACCTCCGCATATAAATAGGAAGGGGGCGGTCAAGGTAATAAATGGATTATCGGCAAATTTAGTAAGGTTGGTAGAAAAGGAACTAAAACCTGCATTGCAAAAAGCAGATACTGAGTGAAAAATAGCATGAGCGATTGCCTGGTCGCGTGGAAAACTTCCTCTAAATCCAGAGTAAAACAGGATAAAACCTATCATTTCAAATGTAAAAGTTACAAAAACAACCATTCGCAAGAATCTTAGAGTATTATCTCTACTAAATAAGCCAAACTCTTCTTGAGTGATCAAATTCTGTCTCTTATCGGGTCTCATGCGAAAGATTGTCATAAATAAACTTGCAAAAGCCATATAACCCATCCCCC includes:
- a CDS encoding potassium transporter TrkG; amino-acid sequence: MAFASLFMTIFRMRPDKRQNLITQEEFGLFSRDNTLRFLRMVVFVTFTFEMIGFILFYSGFRGSFPRDQAIAHAIFHSVSAFCNAGFSSFSTNLTKFADNPFITLTAPFLFICGGLGFIVLRDISARFRGERRYLSEHSKIVLSTTLSLIIFGTIVVYLLEYGNA